From the Pseudorca crassidens isolate mPseCra1 chromosome 18, mPseCra1.hap1, whole genome shotgun sequence genome, one window contains:
- the OLFM4 gene encoding olfactomedin-4: MEKDTISYTELDFELIKVEVKEMEKLIEQLKVGFVGSSVIVDQLEVEIRNMTLMVEKLETLDKNNVLAIRRQILALKNKLKECEDSKVGNLPALPPPPAPGSCAHGGVVNISRPVIVQLNWRGFSYLYGAWGRDYSPQHPGKGLYWVAPLDTDGRLLQYYRIYNTLDDLLLYTNARENWINYGQGGGVVVYKNNMYVNWYSTRDIAKVNLTTASVALTQTLPDAAYNNRFSYANVDWQDIDLAVDENGLWVTYATEASTGNMVISKLNDTTLEVLNTWHTKQYKPSVTNTFMVCGVLYATRTLNTRTEEIFYYYDTSTGKEGKLNIVMQKVKEKLQSINYHPFEQKLFVYNDGYLLNYDLVFQQIPQ; the protein is encoded by the exons ATGGAAAAAGATACCATTTCTTACACTGAACTGGACTTTGAGCTGATCAAGGTAGAAGtgaaggagatggagaaactgatCGAACAGCTGAAGGTCGGTTTTGTTGGAAGCTCAGTGATTGTCGACCAGCTGGAAGTGGAG ATAAGGAATATGACTCTCATGGTGGAGAAGCTTGAGACGCTAGACAAAAACAATGTCCTTGCCATTCGCCGACAAATCCTGGCTCTGAAGAACAAACTCAAGGAATGTGAGGACTCTAAAGTCGGAAACCTTCCTGccctaccccctccccctgcaccaG GGAGCTGTGCTCACGGCGGTGTGGTGAACATCAGCAGGCCGGTTATAGTTCAGCTCAACTGGAGAGGATTTAGCTATCTGTACGGCGCCTGGGGTCGGGATTACTCTCCTCAACACCCAGGCAAAGGACTGTACTGGGTGGCACCTTTGGATACTGATGGGAGACTTTTGCAATATTACAGAATCTACAATACACTGGATGATTTGCTGTTGTACACAAATGCCCGAGAGAACTGGATAAACTATGGCCAAGGTGGTGGTGTAGTAGTTTATAAGAATAACATGTATGTCAACTGGTACAGCACCCGGGACATTGCCAAAGTTAACCTGACCACTGCCTCAGTTGCTTTGACTCAAACTCTCCCTGATGCTGCCTATAATAACCGCTTTTCTTATGCTAATGTTGATTGGCAAGATATCGACTTGGCTGTGGATGAGAATGGATTGTGGGTGACTTATGCAACTGAAGCCAGCACTGGTAACATGGTGATTAGCAAACTCAACGACACCACACTTGAGGTGCTAAACACTTGGCATACCAAGCAGTATAAACCATCTGTTACTAACACATTCATGGTGTGTGGGGTTCTGTATGCCACCCGTACTCTGAACACCAGAACAGAAGAGATTTTCTACTACTATGACACAAGCACAGGGAAAGAGGGTAAACTTAACATTGTAATGCAGAAGGTGAAGGAAAAACTGCAGAGTATTAACTATCATCCTTTCGAGCAGAAACTTTTTGTCTATAATGATGGTTACCTTCTGAATTATGATCTTGTCTTCCAACAGATACCCCAGTAA